From a single Candidatus Hydrogenedentota bacterium genomic region:
- a CDS encoding ABC transporter ATP-binding protein — protein sequence MRNVTFSYNGWPALQNVNLDIPSGAFSCVIGPNGGGKSTLLKLILGLLTPDQGEVRVFGEPPMNARGRMGYTPQFAQYDPQFPVSVADVALMGIAERHWGGRYTREEKDAALRALDEMGIGNLRRRAFSELSGGQRQRVLIARALVSEPDMLLLDEPAANVDLAAAKRLMLTLQDVAKRMTIIMVSHDPSFIYDAVSRVICVNQHAHIHPTSELTTARLRELYGEDVRLIRHDVRDRETDHAHE from the coding sequence ATGCGGAACGTGACGTTCTCGTACAACGGCTGGCCGGCGCTTCAGAACGTGAACCTTGACATACCCTCCGGCGCGTTCTCTTGCGTTATTGGCCCTAACGGCGGCGGCAAATCGACGCTCCTCAAGCTTATTCTCGGCCTGTTGACGCCGGACCAAGGCGAAGTGAGAGTCTTCGGAGAACCTCCGATGAATGCCCGCGGCCGCATGGGCTACACGCCCCAGTTCGCGCAATACGATCCCCAATTCCCGGTGTCCGTGGCGGACGTGGCGCTCATGGGCATTGCGGAACGCCACTGGGGCGGACGTTATACCCGCGAGGAAAAAGACGCGGCCCTCCGCGCTCTTGACGAGATGGGCATCGGGAACCTGCGCCGCCGTGCTTTCTCCGAACTGTCCGGAGGCCAGCGCCAGCGCGTGTTGATCGCCCGCGCGCTGGTATCCGAGCCGGACATGCTGCTATTGGACGAACCGGCCGCCAATGTGGACCTGGCCGCGGCGAAACGCCTGATGCTCACCCTTCAGGACGTGGCGAAGCGCATGACCATCATCATGGTCTCCCATGATCCGTCTTTCATTTACGACGCCGTTTCGCGCGTGATCTGCGTGAATCAGCATGCGCATATCCATCCCACAAGCGAACTGACGACGGCTCGCCTGCGCGAACTGTACGGCGAAGACGTGCGGCTCATCCGGCACGACGTGCGCGACCGCGAAACGGACCATGCCCATGAGTGA
- a CDS encoding metal ABC transporter permease → MSEFLKALFHPDIPVLRHAMLVGMLSSVAFGIVGTFVVTRRITFIAAAIAHCVLGGIGAALYLRVHTGLAWLEPIYGALPAALLAALIIGVVSLRAKEREDTVIGAVWAVGMAVGLLLLAKTPGYNKDTMSYLFGDILLITKRDVWLVAGLDILIVSVAVFFYNKLLAVCFDEEFARTRGVAVERYYLLLLCLIAVTIVLLVYVVGIVLVIALLTLPAAVAGQFSRRMGRIMVTAVLLCMVFSASGIALSYPYDLPSGPTIIVTGAVVYLAVLAVKRLP, encoded by the coding sequence ATGAGTGAGTTTCTGAAAGCGCTGTTTCATCCGGACATTCCTGTGTTGCGCCATGCCATGCTCGTGGGAATGTTGTCGAGCGTGGCTTTCGGCATCGTGGGGACGTTCGTGGTGACCCGCCGGATCACCTTTATCGCGGCGGCGATCGCGCATTGTGTGTTGGGGGGCATCGGCGCCGCCCTGTATCTGCGCGTTCACACCGGCCTGGCATGGCTCGAACCGATTTACGGCGCGTTGCCCGCGGCATTGCTCGCAGCCCTCATCATCGGCGTGGTCAGCCTGCGCGCCAAGGAGCGAGAAGACACCGTCATCGGCGCTGTCTGGGCCGTCGGCATGGCCGTGGGGCTCCTCCTCCTCGCGAAGACCCCCGGCTACAACAAAGACACCATGAGCTACCTTTTCGGCGATATTCTGCTCATCACGAAACGCGATGTCTGGCTGGTTGCGGGGCTCGACATCCTGATCGTGTCCGTGGCGGTGTTTTTCTATAACAAGCTGCTGGCGGTGTGTTTTGATGAGGAATTCGCCCGCACGCGGGGAGTCGCCGTCGAACGGTATTACCTTCTGCTGTTGTGCCTGATCGCGGTGACTATCGTGCTCCTCGTGTATGTGGTCGGGATCGTGCTGGTTATTGCATTGCTTACCCTGCCTGCGGCGGTTGCGGGGCAGTTCTCGCGGCGTATGGGGCGGATCATGGTCACGGCGGTGCTGTTGTGCATGGTGTTCTCCGCGTCGGGCATCGCCTTGAGCTACCCGTACGATCTCCCGAGCGGCCCGACGATCATCGTCACCGGCGCGGTAGTCTACTTGGCCGTCCTGGCCGTGAAGCGGCTCCCATAA